Below is a genomic region from Ignavibacteria bacterium.
TTTGTGAATGCAATTCTTCTCGAAGATTTTTTATGCGTTGCGAAAAAATGTTCCCGTTCAATTCGTTGTATGTTATTCGTTATTCGTTATCTGTTAATTGTAAATCGGCTGTAGTCAGACGTTATTGGCCAGTTGAAATAGAAAAAATTCTAATAACAAATAACTGATAACCAATAACTTTTTCCTCAAACCTCAAATCCCAAACCTCAAACTATTATTCGAACGCTGCAATTCCCGTAATATCTTCACCGATAATCAGCGTGTGCATTTCGTGTGTTCCTTCGTAGGTAATCACCGATTCGAGGTTTGCCATGTGCCGCATCACGGGATATTCGTCGAGAATTCCGTTCGCGCCGAGAATCGAACGTGCAATGCGGCAAATTTCCAATGCGTGATGAATATTATTTCGCTTTGCAAACGAAACTTGCTGAAAGCGCATTGTCTTGTTGTCTTTCATTCGTCCGAGTTGCAAACACACGAGTTGCATTTTCGTAATTTCCGTAACCATATACACAAGTTTTTCCTGTGTCATTTGATACGACGCTATTGGTTTTCCAAATTGAATTCTTGATTTCGAATAATCGAGAGCGCATTCGTACGCCGCCATTGCCGCACCAATTCCGCCCCACGCAATTCCGTATCGCGCTTGCGTCAAACATCCAAGCGGACCTTTCAGTCCTTGAACATTCGGTAATAAATTTTCTTTTGGAATTTCGCAATGGTCGAACACTAATTCCGAAGTCACCGACGCGCGAAGAGAATGTTTGCCTTTCATTTCAGGCGCGGTAAAACCTTTCGTTCCTTTCTCGACAAGAAATCCGCGCACAACGCCGTTCAGTTTTGCCCACACAACAGCAACATCGGAAATCGTGCCGTTCGTAATCCACATCTTCGCGCCGTTCAATAAATATCCGCTCGAAGTTTCTTCCGCGCGTGTAATCATTCCGCCGGGATTAGAACCAAAATCCGGTTCCGTCAATCCGAAGCAACCGA
It encodes:
- a CDS encoding acyl-CoA dehydrogenase; the protein is DDNVLPIIEKHCREGKFPLELVPKMAELGMFGPTLPQKYGGSELNNVAYGLMTQELERGDSGIRSFASVQSGLVMFPIFAYGSEEQKMKWLPQLASGKKIGCFGLTEPDFGSNPGGMITRAEETSSGYLLNGAKMWITNGTISDVAVVWAKLNGVVRGFLVEKGTKGFTAPEMKGKHSLRASVTSELVFDHCEIPKENLLPNVQGLKGPLGCLTQARYGIAWGGIGAAMAAYECALDYSKSRIQFGKPIASYQMTQEKLVYMVTEITKMQLVCLQLGRMKDNKTMRFQQVSFAKRNNIHHALEICRIARSILGANGILDEYPVMRHMANLESVITYEGTHEMHTLIIGEDITGIAAFE